The Haloferax sp. Atlit-12N region CAACCACGGGAAGCGGCCTCTCGAAGATGTTCGACATCCAGAACCGTCAGTTCACCGTCGTCTCGTGTGCGAACTGCGGCTACTCGGAACTCTACCGCGGCCAGTCGAACGGCAACTTCGTCGACCTGTTCCTCGGCTGAGCGCCCGCGTTCCGCCGTCTACGACTCCACACCGCCGTCCTCGGACATCCATTTTTCGCCCCACTCGGAGATGTCGTCGAACGCCGGAAGCAGTTCCTCGCCCTTCTGGGTGAGCGAGTAGTACACCGCGATTGGACTGCCGTCTTCGACCTCCCGCTCGACGTATCCCAACTCTTGGAGGTCGTCCAGCACGCGCGAGAGCGTCTGGGAGTTCGCGCCGCTCGCGCGCTTGAGTTCGTTGAATCGGAGGTCGCCCTCCCGCAGCACGTGGATGACCGTCATCCGCCACCGCGAGCCGATTTCTTCGAGCGTCTTGATGACCGGACACTGTTCGTACTTCGTTTCGAGATTCTGGTGCGGTGACATCGACGTGACCTACTCACACCGAGGTTCGCTTAGGTATATTAAACTCACCCCCTTTGACCAAGTATGACGATGTGACCGCATCGTCGCGGCGAATCGGACGGCGAACACGACTCACGAACACCACCACCACCCACACCATCTCATCATGAACGTACTCCTCCTCGGTGCGAGCGGCCGAATCGGTACGCGAATCGCCAACGAACTCCTGAATCGCGGGCACGCGGTCACCGGCGTCTCCCGAAGCGGCGAAATCGACAGCATCGACGACCCCGACTTCTCGGCGGTCGCCGGCGACGCGACCGACGCCGACCAACTC contains the following coding sequences:
- a CDS encoding zinc ribbon domain-containing protein, translating into MSPPPSADRDGCPKCGHSETEIDSIATTGSGLSKMFDIQNRQFTVVSCANCGYSELYRGQSNGNFVDLFLG
- a CDS encoding helix-turn-helix domain-containing protein, producing the protein MSPHQNLETKYEQCPVIKTLEEIGSRWRMTVIHVLREGDLRFNELKRASGANSQTLSRVLDDLQELGYVEREVEDGSPIAVYYSLTQKGEELLPAFDDISEWGEKWMSEDGGVES